Below is a window of Paenibacillus bovis DNA.
CCGAAAAAGATCGCCCCACTACTCGCTTATATCAAACTAACCATAAAGGAGATTCATCTATGAATATTACGATTCGCCGTGCTCAGCTGGCAAAGCTGGAAGAACCAGAAAAAGGCTTTGTCGGTAAAGTCGAACTGGAAGTCGAAGGACATGCCGAACCTTACGAACTCACTCTGTTCTCCAAACGAGGTACTGACTGGGATTACAGTCTGCACTTCCTGAACGAATCCGGTAAAGAAGAGGAGATCGAAGCCCTGGAGACTGTTATCGAGGAAAATGATGATGAATTCGATCGTATCATTGATGCAGCATGGGATACTTGTGCTGCTGAAGATGTACCTCCGCACATCCAGCGTGAACGCGAAGAAGCCGGCTCTTCCAACGATTAATTTAGAGAGCATTGGATGACCGGTATAATACAGATTTGACATTACCGCTCATTGAACCGGTATCGCTCTATCTTGCCTATAGCCATACACTGTATCAGATACAGCGTATGGCTATTTGTATTGCAGCGAATAATTCGCCTCGGAATAGTATTGTCATGAACAGGACTTTTCAAAATATGTAAGGCATAAAGTCATGCTCCTCACCATACCATAGACCTGTTCGTTTCGGAAAAAGTCGAAAATACTTAAAAACTTGATATCTAAGCAGTTTATTCAATAATTTCAGTCAAAATATAGGTAGAAGAACTTTTCGACCTTAAATATAATGGGTATTATAGACTAATAATTGCGTGAAAACGTATATCGATTATGACAAATATCTTCAAATTTTGAATAACGGAGCCTTTAGACTCAGGATTTTGGAGGCGTTATCCTGTTACACTAAAATATGCTCTGTGGTACGCCAAGTACCCGTATAACCTCTATTGGAAACATGACATCAAGCATACGGGCAGGAATGGCAGTTCCCCTGATGTAAATTATTACAGACCAATACAGATAAACATTATTTTATGAAATAGATGCGAAAGAATGGTTGAAACGCGACGAAAAAGGCCGTTAAACAATGCCAATCTGAAGAATGTACAACAGAGAGGAGATTAATAATGATCAGTTTTTTTCGCAATAAAACGATTCCGTTAGCAGATCAATGGAGCAAGCTGCAGGAAGCAGGCATTGTACTGAATGCAGATGTGGACATGAAGCAGGTGATTGCTGGCAATTCACTATCCTGGTATGAGGAACGGCCCTATACCAACCTGCTGATTTCCCTGGGAGAGCAGATCTGTACAGATGGCGAATGCATCTATCCTTCGGACCAGCTCTGGTATGTCGATCTTCAGGCGATCGAGAACACGGATCTGTACACCCAGCTGGCAGAGCGTATGGTAGCAATGACCGGTGATCAGCTGGATATGAGATTTATCCGCAGCTGCCTTGATCATGAAAAGGAGCAGGTTGTGTTCTCTTTCCTGCATCACGGCGAAAAAGTCGAATGGGATATCCGTTACTATCCAGAATGGGCAGACAAGACCTTTTTTGACCGACTTATCCAGCTGGATATGCGTCGCGGCGGAGAGCGGCAGTTTGTCTATATGGCACTCGGCCAGCATCTGCTGATTGGCTATATGGACCAAAAGCAGTATAAAATGCTGAACAAGCTGGTTGAACCCCGCTTTGAACTTTGGAAATCATAATAATATTTGGATTTCCCTTTTTGAATTTCCCTTATGTTGTTCCACAAGACTTATACGAATACAGACGAAACGCCCTGCTTTTGGTATCTGCCAAAAAGCAGGGCGTTTTTGTGCGATCGAGATTAAAAATAATATATGGAACATTATGGTAAAGTGCTGGTTTATACATATTTTTAAATTCTAAATATCAGAATATTGGCTTTAATCGGGCACAAAAAGGCAAAAACATGAATGAAAACGCTATATGTATAGGAATATAAGAAATTGATAGCTATTTCTGCATTATGGTCATTTTGTTATCGTTTTCAGTAGATATTTAAAATTTTAAGGGTTGATTTTACTTTTTATGGTAATAAAATAGATATGTACTCTTTTCCATATTTACATGTAATTACAGAAAAATAACATACGCATACCACAAAAAGGAGATGGACAGAGTGAGTACAACTACCCAAAAAGAGAGAGAGAATATGATGATCCCAACTGCACAATCTTCCGATGCACAGACTACAGATTCCTCCAGTAATGAAATGGCGGCTGCCGCTACAACAAAGGCAAAAACAGGAGCCGATATGGTCGTGGATACCCTGATTGCCCAGGACGTACAATATGTATTCGGTATTCCCGGCGCGAAAATCGACCCGGTATTCGATGTATTGCAGGATCGCGGTCCACAGCTGATCGTATGCCGGCATGAACAAAATGCTGCTTTTATGGCGGCAGCGATCGGCAGACTGACTGGCAAGCCCGGTGTATGTCTGGTAACATCCGGTCCTGGCGCTTCCAATCTGGTTACTGGTCTGGTAACTGCCAATGCCGAAAGTGATCCGGTTGTAGCTCTTGCCGGTGCCGTTCCGCGTACCGCAAGTCTGAAGCGGACCCACCAATCGATGGATAATGCCGGGCTGTTCCAGCCGGTAACCAAATATAGCGTCGAAGTCGGACATCCCGACAATGTCGCCGAAGCGATTACCAATGCTTTCCGTGAAGCTTCTGCTTCGCAGCCGGGTGCAGCTTTCGTGAGTCTGCCTACCGATGTGCTGCTGCAGGAAGCTCAGGAGTTCAATTTCTATAAATCACGTATGCCTCAACTGGGTACTGCACCTGCAGAGCTGATCGAATCGGTCGCCGAGCAGATCCGTCAGGCCAAGATGCCGGTACTGCTGCTCGGTATGAAAGCAAGCTCTCCGGCAGTAACCGCTGCGGTACGTGAGTTGATCTGCGATACAGACCTGCCGGTGGTAGAAACGTTCCAGGCAGCTGGCGCGATCTCCCGCGATCTGGAAGACCATTTCTACGGACGTGTCGGTCTGTTCAGCAACCAGCCAGGTGATATTCTGCTGCAGCAGTCGGATCTGGTATTGACGATCGGTTATGATCCGATTGAGTATGATCCCTATTTGTGGAATAAAGGAGAAAATCGTCTTGTGTTCCATCTGGACAATCGCAAAGCTGATATTGATCAGGATTATCAGCCTGCAGGCGAGCTGATCGGCGATATTGCGCTGAATGTGAATGCGTTGGCTCCATTAGTAAAAGGACTGCGTTTTTCCAGTGAAGCACGCAATGCAATGCGCCGTCAGCAAAACAAGCTCACCCAGGATGATATTGCGATTACTTCATCGGATTCGGTACGTGTTCATCCGCTGTACTTTATCCGTACCCTGCGCAAGCTGATCAGCGATCAGGTAACCGTTACCTGTGATGTCGGTTCCCACTATATCTGGATGGCCCGTTACTTCCGTTCTTACGAGCCGCGTCGTCTGCTGTTCAGTAACGGTATGCAGACACTGGGTGTAGCTTTGCCATGGGCGATAGCTGCCGCACTGGTAAATCCGCAGGAGAAAGTCGTATCCATTTCCGGTGATGGAGGCTTCCTGTTCTCCTCGATGGAACTGGAAACAGCAGTACGTCTGCAATCGCCACTCGTACACATCGTCTGGAATGACGGTACGTATGATATGGTAGCTTTCCAGCAGGAAATGAAATACGGCCGTACATCGGGTGTTCATTTTGGAGATGTAGATATTGTGAAATATGCGGAGAGCTTCGGCGCTGTCGGTCTGCGTGTACACCATCCGGGCGAACTGGAAGATGTACTGCGTCAGGCTATGGCCCAGCAAGGACCAGTAGTGGTTGATGTTCCTATCGATTACCGCGACAACATCAAGCTCGGTGCCAAGCTGCTGCCGGATGCCATGAACTGATCGGACGCTATTCTGTCTATTAATCGTATTGATCTATACATCTATGGAACGGACTTATAGAAGGAGAGAATGATCATGAAAAACCCAGCAGTATATCAGGCTTCAACAATGGTTGCACTATTGAGCGGACTGTATGACGGTGCAATCACATTCGGAGAACTCAAACAATACGGTGATTTTGGGATTGGTACTTTTCACCAGCTCGATGGAGAGATGATCGCCTTTGACGGTTCATTTTACCATCTGTATCCAAATGGTACAGCCAAACGGGTGCTGCTTGAAGAAAGTACTCCATTCTCGACCGTGACTTTTTTTGAAGCTCAGCAGACCCATGAGCTGAATCGCACGATGACCCGGGAAGAGCTGGAAAAGGTGCTGGATGGACTTATTTCCAGTCCAAATCTGTTCCATGCGATCCGGATCGAAGGTACTTTCCGTGAAGTGCATACCCGTACGGTACCTCATCAGGAGAAACCGTACAAACCATTCGTGGAAGTAACCAAGTCTCAGCCATCGTTCCACTTTACCAATGTCAAAGGTATTATCGCGGGCTTCTGGACACCTGCTTTTGCACAAGGGATTGGCGTTGCCGGCTATCATCTGCACTTTATTAATGATTCCCGTAATGGCGGCGGACATGTGCTTGATTTTGTCGTAGAGAATTGCAAAATCACCCTATGCAGCAGCGAGCAGTTCAATCTGCTGCTGCCAAATAGCGAGACGTATCTGCAGGCTGATCTGGCTGCGCCAAATCTGGAGCAGGATATTCTCACTGCAGAAGGTTCATCCCGCTAACTGTTAAAATAGAGAGCTCTAGCGGTAAATGCAAGATTAAATCCGGGGCATAAATGAACCATGGTCAAACAAAAAAACCTTCCTGATGCAATAACAGGAAGGTTTTTTTGTTTGTATCTGTAAGGGAAGATCAAGAAATATATAGACGAAAGGAGTATCCAAAGTTGTTAATGTGCATTTTACGTCTACAGGTTCTACTATTATATATTTCTCAATATTCCTGATCGTTTTTATTACTTGATAAAAATGCCACCGAACGGAATCACTTCACGCAGAATACGCCGGAACAGACTATCATCATTCAGATGCTGTTCCAATTCACCGTTATCATGACCGCTCTGGAGCAGAATCGAGCCGCTGCCGGTTATGGCCCACTGGTAATGCATATGCTGGCTGGCAAGATGGTTGCCGTAGACGCTCAGCTTCAGCGTCGCATTTTCCGGATAGGCGAGCAGGCTGCGCGCATCCACATAGATTGGTTCGGAGGGATGCAGTTTCATTTCCATTACAGTCCCTTGGGTGAGCAGCCCAATCGCTCCCTGACCGCCGAATTTGACTTTGACTACATCCCGGGTGATCAGTATATTTTTGAGCTTGAGCAGCCGTGTCTGCATGGTGATACCTTCTGTATAATAGAACAGGTGGCGAAAATCATACAGTAAATCGCTGCCTGGCTCGATCGTAATGGGAATCAGATTGAAGCCCGGCGGGAGCGAAGTGACAAACCGGCAGGGCCCGGTAAAGTCAGCACGGATCAGGTTACGCTTGCGGTACATGCCTTTGACATCCATAAGCCGGTCACTTCGTCCGCTGGAAGGACCTTCATAGGCGATGATCTGTCCGGGATGCAGCATATGGAGCTGCTCCTGATCGGCTAATGCGAGTGTGACAGCCTGTCCCGAGACAGTTGGATGAGTAGATTGCTGCCATTCCAGTTCCAAGAGAGCTCCTCCTTTGTTCGATCAAAATATGCAGCTCATCAAAAAGCCGCCGTAGCTTAACGGCGGCGCAGTCCAAAGCGGACGAGACGGGTAAAAATAAACCACAGCGCAACCAGTCCGATAGCCGAGAAAACGATCGTTTTCCAAAAACGGGCACTGGAGGCGCGTTCTGCTTCGGATTGCTGGAGCTGTTGTACGGTCTGAGCCAGCAGCCGATTTTGTTCTGCTAAGCGGGCATTTTCTTCGCGGTAAGCTTCCATACTCGTTTTAGCCTGATCGAGCTGGCTCATCGCATTGCTGTAACCCTGCTTGAGTTCATTGACTTCTTCGGGCAGACTGGTAAAGCTTTTGACTCCATTTTTATAGTCTTCCCACCAGCCGGCATGAGCAGAAGGCTGGGCGGCTGTCAGTCCGGACAGGACGATCGCCGCAATTAGGCCTGTCTGCAGGTAGCGGGATTTGAATTGCATATGAATTCCTCCTTACTATAGAGCAGGTACTGGCGTACATGTATTCTAATTGTATATTAACCAGAACGTTGAATATTGCTCGGGTGCTGATTCAGTAGTGTCTTACACGTTTACGTATGAAAGGGAAAGATGATGCATCTTTTTGTGCTGCTTGGCAGACTCGAAAAGGGTCTGAGTGAACAGGCATAGAGCAGCAGAGCAGGAGGAGTGTTTCTGATTCATAATAAGCAGACTAATGTTTAACAGGTTCCTGTACGGGGTAATAAATACATGTCCTGGTGGACCAGCGGCGCATTTTCACCTGCCATTCTAAAGTAACACAACCGATTGACCATGCTGTATAACGGATTACCGCCTTTTATCCATCGTGAATGGAATCTTTTATATATCACTATTTTTATTATAACATCCAAGGAGTGAACAACATGTACGAGACTAAATTTGATCCTAATTTCAAAAAAATCATGATTACGGTTAATGGAGAACCTGTAGGCGACGGATTGCTGATCGACCGCGTAACTTATGCGCCGGTACGCGACAATCGCGAGAATATACAGGATTCAAGCAGCGAAACTGCACAGATGATCTAACAGCCGATACGTGCTCTGCACGCGGCTGTTTATCCGGTGCGGGAATAGATTATCAACATAGCAGTACACCAACAGACGCGGGCAGATGCTCCGCGGCTTTTTCATTTTAATAGGGATTATGTCAATATAGTCACTCTGCGGTATTCGCTACATTTCCGATTCGAAGCGGCAAAGAATGCCGATAGGGAATTGTCATGAAATGCAGGGAATCGGGTATAATACATAATACACATACCGATACAGAAAAATACAGATACATACCAACAGTGAGGAGTCGATGGGATGCACACACAGGAGAGCCGTACAGAACTGGAACAGGAACTGCAGCAGATTGCCAAATGGGAGAAAGATCAGCGAGGAGGCTCGATCCTGGATAAAATCGGCCGGATTCCTTTTATGCTGCTGGATCGCATGACGCCCAAATTTATACGAGACAAGATAGGAACAGCGCTCAATGAACTGGGACGCTTTATACAGAATGGTGGTAAATATCTGATTTCTCCAAAAGGCATTATGCAGCGTTTGGCCAAGGCAAGCGGTCAGGAGGATGCTGAGCTGACTCCGCGTGAAGTGGCCCAGCTGCCGCTTAAAGTGATGGATGACGCAGCCATGGATATTTCCAGAAGCCGATCCAACCTGGCAGCACTCGAAGGTGCCGCATCCGGGGTAGGGGGTATCTTCACGATAGCAGCCGATATTCCGGCAATGATCGGGATCTCGCTCAAAGCACTGCAGGAAATCGCTCTCTGTTATGGTTATTATCCTTCCGATCCCAAGGAGCGTCTGTTTATTCTCAAATGTCTTCAATTCGCTTCATCGGATGTCGTCGGCAAAAAGGCGGTACTCGAAGAGCTGGCCGATTTTGAAAAAGGAGATACCGGCAAAGAAGTATTTTCCCAGCTTCAGGGCTGGCGTGAAGTAATCACGACCTACCGCGATAACTTTGGCTGGCGCAAGCTGTTTCAGGCGGTGCCTGTAGCCGGGATCATTTTCGGTTCCTTTGTAAACAAAAACTCTCTAGAAGCACTGACCGAAGTAGGCCGTACCCTGTATCGCAAACGCCGGATTATAGAGCGTCTGCAGCAGATGGAACAGGCAGAATCGGATGCAGCAGAAGCTTGATATATGCATAAAATGAACTGGACGAAATAAGCGGACACAACAAAGAAGACGGATACTGACATTCACATGTCGGATCCGTCTTCTTTGTTTTTATTTACACGAACATATGTGCTATAATAATTCAGTTCCATATCCTGCTGTATACGAGCTAATGAATATGCAGCTGCTGTATCTTCATATTCAAAATGGTATGGTCAGGATAATCAGCATGATTCTCGGCAAAAAGAGCCGTGATTTGCCGGTCGTTATGCTCATCCACCCATACTTTGCGCAGAGAGTTCTGATA
It encodes the following:
- the alsS gene encoding acetolactate synthase AlsS; the encoded protein is MAAAATTKAKTGADMVVDTLIAQDVQYVFGIPGAKIDPVFDVLQDRGPQLIVCRHEQNAAFMAAAIGRLTGKPGVCLVTSGPGASNLVTGLVTANAESDPVVALAGAVPRTASLKRTHQSMDNAGLFQPVTKYSVEVGHPDNVAEAITNAFREASASQPGAAFVSLPTDVLLQEAQEFNFYKSRMPQLGTAPAELIESVAEQIRQAKMPVLLLGMKASSPAVTAAVRELICDTDLPVVETFQAAGAISRDLEDHFYGRVGLFSNQPGDILLQQSDLVLTIGYDPIEYDPYLWNKGENRLVFHLDNRKADIDQDYQPAGELIGDIALNVNALAPLVKGLRFSSEARNAMRRQQNKLTQDDIAITSSDSVRVHPLYFIRTLRKLISDQVTVTCDVGSHYIWMARYFRSYEPRRLLFSNGMQTLGVALPWAIAAALVNPQEKVVSISGDGGFLFSSMELETAVRLQSPLVHIVWNDGTYDMVAFQQEMKYGRTSGVHFGDVDIVKYAESFGAVGLRVHHPGELEDVLRQAMAQQGPVVVDVPIDYRDNIKLGAKLLPDAMN
- the budA gene encoding acetolactate decarboxylase, coding for MKNPAVYQASTMVALLSGLYDGAITFGELKQYGDFGIGTFHQLDGEMIAFDGSFYHLYPNGTAKRVLLEESTPFSTVTFFEAQQTHELNRTMTREELEKVLDGLISSPNLFHAIRIEGTFREVHTRTVPHQEKPYKPFVEVTKSQPSFHFTNVKGIIAGFWTPAFAQGIGVAGYHLHFINDSRNGGGHVLDFVVENCKITLCSSEQFNLLLPNSETYLQADLAAPNLEQDILTAEGSSR
- a CDS encoding AIM24 family protein, with product MEWQQSTHPTVSGQAVTLALADQEQLHMLHPGQIIAYEGPSSGRSDRLMDVKGMYRKRNLIRADFTGPCRFVTSLPPGFNLIPITIEPGSDLLYDFRHLFYYTEGITMQTRLLKLKNILITRDVVKVKFGGQGAIGLLTQGTVMEMKLHPSEPIYVDARSLLAYPENATLKLSVYGNHLASQHMHYQWAITGSGSILLQSGHDNGELEQHLNDDSLFRRILREVIPFGGIFIK
- a CDS encoding EcsC family protein, with translation MHTQESRTELEQELQQIAKWEKDQRGGSILDKIGRIPFMLLDRMTPKFIRDKIGTALNELGRFIQNGGKYLISPKGIMQRLAKASGQEDAELTPREVAQLPLKVMDDAAMDISRSRSNLAALEGAASGVGGIFTIAADIPAMIGISLKALQEIALCYGYYPSDPKERLFILKCLQFASSDVVGKKAVLEELADFEKGDTGKEVFSQLQGWREVITTYRDNFGWRKLFQAVPVAGIIFGSFVNKNSLEALTEVGRTLYRKRRIIERLQQMEQAESDAAEA